The stretch of DNA ATTAACATTAGACTATGAAAAGTTAGGTTATTCATTTATCGCTTATGTTGGTGTATTTTTACACAATACCTCACAAACTAAATTTGTTTTAGAGCGTATTGCTGATATTCCGTTTGTTACGGTTGCTCATGTAACTACAGGAAAGTTTAATATTTTCTGTAAAATTAGAGCAAGAGATACTAAACATGCAAAAGAGGTAATCTTTATGATTGATGATATTGAAGGAGTTTACAGAACTGAAACAATGATATCACTAGAAGAAAGTATCAACGATAAAAAAAGGTTAATGCATACCATTTTTAAAGAATTATAATATATTTGAAAGGCTCTAAAAAAAGAGCCTTTTTTTATATAAAGAAGTTATGGAACAATTATCAAACACAGAATTCGGGAGTTATTATCAAAACTATATTGAAAAAGCCTCTAATTATAATAGTATTTTAGAAGGTTTAGAAAGTACCCAAAATGAATTATTAGAATTCTATAATGCTTTACCTGAATCTAAATTGACTTATCAATATGAAGTTGGTAAATGGACACCCAAAGATATTTTATTGCATTTAATTGATTCCGAAAGGATTTTTGCTTACAGAGCGTTACGTATCGCAAGAAACGATAAAACTAGTTTACCAGGTTTTGAAGAAAATGATTATGTTCCACAAGCTAATGCAAACATGAGAGATTTATCAGATTTATTAGAAGAATTTATTTCAGTTAGAGTGTCAACTTTGACTTTATTTAAATCTTTTTCTGAAGAACAATTATTGAGAATTGGAACAGCTTCAAGTTATCCTGTTTCTGTAAGGGCAATTGGCTATATTACAATAGGTCATGCATTACATCATAAACAAATAATTGAAGAAAGATATTTATAAAAAAGGTGCTTAAAAAGCACCTTTTTTTTATTTGTTTTTTAGGCTCTTCCGCCACGTCCACCACCATTTGAATGTGATGAATTTCCTCTACTTGAATTTCCCGAATTGCTACTTCCTCTCGATCCGCTAAAAGAACCTCCGCTACTTCTAGGAGTAGAATTTCCACCACTCATAGAACTATTGTTTCTTCTTGGTTCATTATAACTTCTTGGATTAGAATTTCCTGATGAAGAACCATAGTTTCTTGGTGAAGAACTTCCATTACCTAAAGTGTTATTGTTTTTTCTTGGTTCATTATAACTTCTTGGATTTGAATTTCCTGAAGATGAACCATAGGTTTTAGGAGATGAAGATGTTCTTGGTGTATTCGATGAATATTCTCTTGGGCTATTATTTCTTGGAGACGATTCATTTGTATAAGATCTTGGTTTAACTCCGTCATTTGTGGCTCTTGAATTTGAATTGGTTACTCTAGGAGCACTGGTTCTTGGAGCACTATTATTTTCTCTTGGAGAAACATTTCCATTAGAACTTCTAGGAGAGTTATAAGCTAATTCTCTAGAACCTGCAACTCTAGTCTTAATAGTTCTATTTTGATCTAATTCATATCTATTAGAATAACCTTGATGTCTAGAAGCAAATGAACGATTAGGATATCTTCTTTCGTAACCATTTCCTCTTCTTCCACTATAAGCGTTATAAGCATAAGAACATCTTCTATGTGTTACATAATGGTAACTGTGACCAAAATTAATGTGTACTATTATATTGTTTCTATATCTAAATACAGGCCAAGGATTCCAATAGTAAAAATAACTTGGATAGTATCCCCAATACCAACTAGAGCAGTAAGGTCTATAATTTGTTACCCAAAAAGTTGTGTAAATAACAGGACGGTGAACATATACTGGTTCGTAAATGTAATTAGCACCATACATATAAACATCACCTACAACTTGAACTTGAACATTGTTATCACGATCTCTTTCAACTTCAACCGATGCAACATCTTGATAAACATCTTTTTCTAATACTGCTTGAATTACAATAATGTGAGCATTTCCTTCAACCGATTCTACAACTCTTAAATAATCTACATAATTATCTCCATTTAAATCTAAATTAGAAATTTGACTTTTAGGATCATTTAAACGTTGTTCGAAGTCTTCTAAATCTTTACTATCACCAAAAATAGTAGCTACAGCTCTTAAATCTAAATTATCACTAATATCTGAACTATTAGCCCTAACAGTAGTTTTATCTTGTGCAAATGATGGCATTGCCATTAAAAAGGCACCTAAAATCGAAGTTATAATTCGTGTTTTCATGTTTTATAGGTGTTATGATTATTAAATTTTAAAACATAAAACCAATTATTGTGCCAAAATTTTATTTAGTTGATTATCAGAAGTTAAAAAGTAGTAAATTAGCAAATAAAAAATTTTATGAAAAGATTCCTTACTTTTTTAGCTTTATTGTTAATGATTTTTTCTTGTAAAAAAGAAAATAAAATTACTGATAGTGAACTTGTTAGTATTTCAAAGATTGATACATTATATCACGATTCCATTAGTATTAGAGCTTTAACAATTAAAGATAGCGAAGTTTGGTTTGCGGGGAGTAATGGAAAATATGGAGCTATAAATTTTGAGACTCATAAAATTTTTAGAGGAAGAATTCAATTTGATACTATTTTTCCTGAATTTAGAAGTATTGCAAGTAATAAGGAAGAAATTTTTATAATGAGTGTAGCTTCGCCTGGTTTGTTATATAAAATTAGTAATGATAAAAAAGTTACCAAATTAGTGTACCAAGAAAATGGAGAAAAAGTCTTTTACGATAGCATGCAATTTATAGATAATAGTTCTGGATTTGCAATGGGAGATCCGGTTGAGAATTGTTTGAATGTTATTAAAACAGAAGATGGAGGGAAAAATTGGTCTAAAATAAATTGTGATGTTTTACCTAAAGTAGAAGACGGTGAAGCGGCTTTTGCAGCAAGTAATACTAATTTAATAATAAGAAACAATACAATTTTTATGCTTTCGGGTGGAAAGAAATCGCGTTGTTTTGTGAGTGAAGATTTAGGAAAAACATGGAATGTTTATGATACTCCAATTATTCAAGGTGAAACGATGACGGGAATTTTTACTGCTGATTTCTATAATGATAAAATAGGAATTGTTGCGGGAGGAAATTATGAAAACCAAACCGATAACTCAACTAATAAAGCGATTACTACTGACGGTGGAAAAACTTGGAAATTAATTGCTAAAAATAAAGGTTTTGGTTATGCTTCTTGTATTCAGTTTGTGCCTAATACTGAAGGAAAAGAAATAATGTGTGCTGGCGGAACAGGTATTTATTATTCTAAAAATTTTGGTGAAGATTGGAAAAAAATTCACGAGGCAAAAAATATTTATACCTTTAGATTTTTAAATGATAGCATTGCTTTTGCAGCTGGACGAAATAATGTATTGCGAATTAATTTAAAAAAATAAAGGCTCATTTAATGAGCCTTTATTTTTTATGTATGTGCGTTTATTTATTAGCTAAAAAATCTAGCAAAAAATCCTTTACTTTCTTTTGGAGCGTTTGCAGAATTTTCTTTTTGAGCAACTTCTTTTTCATACTCAGCCATTAAGTCTTTTAAAAACTCAACATAATCTTTACCTTGTTCTTCTAAGAATCCTATTAAATATTTTTCACTTCCTTCTATTCCAGAAACTTCTTCAATTTGAAGTAATTTTCTATATAATGGTTCTACTTTTGCAACTACTTCAGCAGGAACGGCTTTTCTTCTTTCAAAATAGTGTGTAATTTCACCTGCTTCGTTTTTAGAAATATCAAAATCTGTAACCACCCAATAGTATCTTCCTGATTTTGCTAAATTTTTACAATTGCGTGAAAGTTATTTCCTTGTTTTAAGTTATCCCATAAAACTTTGAAAACTACTTTTGGCATATCTGGATGTCTAATAATATTGTGTGGTTGTCCAACTAATTCATAGTCTTCATAACCACAAACATCTACAAATACATCATTTGCATATTCAATTGTTCCAAATTTATCAGTTTTACTCATAATAGTTTTAGACTTGTCCCAAACTACTTCTTTGTCAATAATCGTTGGTGTATTTTTCACTTCCATTTTTTTAAGTTTTTATCGTTACGGAAGAAAAATAACTCACTTTCAAAATTCTAAAACATGATATATATCAGGATGCTAATTTTTTTTACGTTCTTTAAATTCGCGAAGTAATTTTCTATTAAATTCCTCTTCAGTTTTCTTAAGAAGTATGATCTTTTTTGCAGGAATAACTTTTTGTAAGTCTTGCATAAATTTTTTTTTCAAATTATGAAGTTCGTCTTCACTATTTTCCATTTGAGAGATTAAATTTTGTGCTTCTTTTTCCGAAATATTCTCCATGCCGCCTTCTTCGATTTTTTTAATAATCGCTTTCATTTTATTATGACGAATTTCAAACTGTTTTTCGTCGAAAGTGTTATAAATTGGCCAAAATTTTTGAGCTTCATCAGTTGTGAAGTCGAGTTTTTCAGTAATATATGCTACTTTTAAAGCTTTAATTTTCTCTTTTTTCTCTTTAAATCCTTGAGCAAAACTGAAGTTTGCTACAATTAAAATCATTACAATTAATATCTTTTTCATATTCATTAAATTTATTCGTTTAAATAGTAATCTAAATTGGGTGTATTCATTAAATAATTCTCTAGATTATCGTTGCTAAGTTCAATAACATCATCTGCTGATGCTATATTTTCTACGTCAATTTTATCTATTAAATCATAACTAGAAACTTCAGTAACCAAATAGTTTTCTAGAGTAGTATCGTCAATAGAATTTATATTGTTTCTATTTGTAAATACCCCCCAATTACCAGCAAAATTGTAGCAGCAATAGAAGCAACATAAAAATATTTTCTTCTAAATATCGAAATAACTTTTGGTTCTTCATTCTCAATCTGTTTCATTATTTTGTTCTCAAAATTTTCAAAATAACCATCGGGAATTATAAAACCATTCTTTATTTTAATATCTTCTAAATTAGAGTCTTTCATGTATGTTAGATTGATTTTGTGTTAAAAGGTTTAATTGTTTTTTAAAAATTCTTCTATTTTTTTTACCGCTAAATGATAACTTGCTTTTAAGGCACCAACTGAAGTATTTACTATTTCAGAAATTTCTTCATACTTCAATTCTTCAAAATATTTCATGTTAAATACCAGTTGTTGTTTCTCGGGTAAACTAGCAATAGCTTTTTGAAGCTTGATTTTTATTTCATCGCCATCAAAATAAACATCGCTTTCTAGTTTATTAATGAGTTTTTGTTTTTGTTCTTCATTTGATATACCATTTTTCTTTGCTTTTTGCTGAAGAAATGTGAGAGATTCATTTGTTGCTATTCGGTACAACCATGAATAGAGTTTACTATCCCCTTTAAAATTTTTAATGTTTTGGTACACTTTTATAAATGTATTTTGTAAAACATCATCAGTATCATCGTGATCTAAAACTATGTTTCTAATGTGATTATACAAAGGTCTTTGGTACAATTGCAAAAGTTTCCTAAAAGCATCATTTTGAGTTTTAGGGTTTAATAAGGCGTTTATTAAATCTTTTTCTTCTTGCAACTTTAAATATTTTTCATTGGACTAAAAATACTTAAAAAGGTTTAATTATATAATGTACTTTTGCTAAAACACAACTTTAAATGATACAAACTGTAATTTTCGATATGGATGGCGTAATTGTAGATACCGAGCCGGTACATCATTTTGCGTATTACCAACATTTTAATGAATTAAACATCGAAGTTTCAGATGAAATGTATCGTTCGTTTACAGGGAATTCTACACGAAATATCTTTCAGAAATTAAAAGTACAGTTTGATTTGCAGGAAGATGTGGAAGATTTAATTTTGAGAAAACGTCATTTATTTAATGAAGCTTTCGATTTGAAAGAAGATTTGTATCTAATTGAAGGTGTAGAAGAGTTAATCAAAGATTTGCATGCAAACGGAATCCAGTTAATTGTAGCATCTTCAGCTTCGAATGTGACGATTAATCGAGTGTTTACGCGATTTAATTTACATCAATATTTTACCCATATTGTTTCGGGAGAAGATTTTCCGAAGTCGAAACCGCATCCAGCTATTTTTGAACATGCCGCGAGTTTATCAATTGCTCCAAAAGAAAATTGTATCGTAATTGAAGACAGCACTAACGGAATTCAAGCAGCAGTTTCAGCCGGAATTTTCTGCGTTGGTTACGATAGTTTTCATTCTAAAGACCAAGATTTGTCAAAAGCCAATATCATTATTCGAAATTTCAACGAATTGAATTTTGAGAAAGTTCGAGATTTGAATTAACTCATTTCTTGATCGTGCAGCGTATGTTTCGCTAAAATGCGCTTACTATCTTTTTTAACCGATTCA from Flavobacterium haoranii encodes:
- a CDS encoding DinB family protein, with translation MEQLSNTEFGSYYQNYIEKASNYNSILEGLESTQNELLEFYNALPESKLTYQYEVGKWTPKDILLHLIDSERIFAYRALRIARNDKTSLPGFEENDYVPQANANMRDLSDLLEEFISVRVSTLTLFKSFSEEQLLRIGTASSYPVSVRAIGYITIGHALHHKQIIEERYL
- a CDS encoding HAD family hydrolase, whose translation is MIQTVIFDMDGVIVDTEPVHHFAYYQHFNELNIEVSDEMYRSFTGNSTRNIFQKLKVQFDLQEDVEDLILRKRHLFNEAFDLKEDLYLIEGVEELIKDLHANGIQLIVASSASNVTINRVFTRFNLHQYFTHIVSGEDFPKSKPHPAIFEHAASLSIAPKENCIVIEDSTNGIQAAVSAGIFCVGYDSFHSKDQDLSKANIIIRNFNELNFEKVRDLN
- a CDS encoding sensor of ECF-type sigma factor, encoding MKKILIVMILIVANFSFAQGFKEKKEKIKALKVAYITEKLDFTTDEAQKFWPIYNTFDEKQFEIRHNKMKAIIKKIEEGGMENISEKEAQNLISQMENSEDELHNLKKKFMQDLQKVIPAKKIILLKKTEEEFNRKLLREFKERKKN
- a CDS encoding WD40/YVTN/BNR-like repeat-containing protein, which produces MKRFLTFLALLLMIFSCKKENKITDSELVSISKIDTLYHDSISIRALTIKDSEVWFAGSNGKYGAINFETHKIFRGRIQFDTIFPEFRSIASNKEEIFIMSVASPGLLYKISNDKKVTKLVYQENGEKVFYDSMQFIDNSSGFAMGDPVENCLNVIKTEDGGKNWSKINCDVLPKVEDGEAAFAASNTNLIIRNNTIFMLSGGKKSRCFVSEDLGKTWNVYDTPIIQGETMTGIFTADFYNDKIGIVAGGNYENQTDNSTNKAITTDGGKTWKLIAKNKGFGYASCIQFVPNTEGKEIMCAGGTGIYYSKNFGEDWKKIHEAKNIYTFRFLNDSIAFAAGRNNVLRINLKK
- a CDS encoding RNA polymerase sigma factor yields the protein MQEEKDLINALLNPKTQNDAFRKLLQLYQRPLYNHIRNIVLDHDDTDDVLQNTFIKVYQNIKNFKGDSKLYSWLYRIATNESLTFLQQKAKKNGISNEEQKQKLINKLESDVYFDGDEIKIKLQKAIASLPEKQQLVFNMKYFEELKYEEISEIVNTSVGALKASYHLAVKKIEEFLKNN
- a CDS encoding Lrp/AsnC family transcriptional regulator; its protein translation is MSKFRLDEVDHQILDMLIDNTRVPFTDIAKKLLISAGTVHVRVKKMEDAGIIQGSSLTLDYEKLGYSFIAYVGVFLHNTSQTKFVLERIADIPFVTVAHVTTGKFNIFCKIRARDTKHAKEVIFMIDDIEGVYRTETMISLEESINDKKRLMHTIFKEL